The Procambarus clarkii isolate CNS0578487 chromosome 39, FALCON_Pclarkii_2.0, whole genome shotgun sequence genome window below encodes:
- the LOC123760469 gene encoding uncharacterized protein, translated as MTPEETKSATQRLGLWDMNPGIINRYTTEGPYSSSLETSSLPSLSLLPRASRYFPEPLATSQSPSLLPRAPRYFPEPLATSQSSSLPPRAPRYFPEPLATSQSLSLLPRASRYFPEPLATSQSPSLLPRAPRYLPELLATSQSPSLLPRAPRYFPEPLATSQSPSLLPRAPRYLQKPPRYFPEPLATSQSPSLPPRASRYFPEPLATFQSPSLLPKALAAFQSPSLLPKAPRYFPEPLATSQSPSLPPRASRYFPESLAAFQSPVATSQTSLTTPMTSRATSQISNETSKTLYLHGKIL; from the exons ATGACGCCAGAGGAAACAAAGAGTGCTACTCAGAGACTGGGCCTCTGGGACATGAATCCTGGAATCATAAACAGGTATACAACAGAGGGCCCATATAGCAGTTCTCTGGAGACCAGCTCATTGCCT AGCCTCTCGCTACTTCCCAGAGCCTCTCGCTACTTCCCAGAGCCTCTCGCTACTTCCCAGAGCCCCTCGCTACTTCCCAGAGCCCCTCGCTACTTCCCAGAGCCCCTCGCTACCTCCCAGAGCTCCTCGCTACCTCCCAGAGCCCCTCGCTACTTCCCAGAGCCCCTCGCTACTTCCCAGAGCCTCTCGCTACTTCCCAGAGCCTCTCGCTACTTCCCAGAGCCCCTCGCTACTTCCCAGAGCCCCTCGCTACTTCCCAGAGCCCCTCGCTACCTCCCAGAGCTCCTCGCTACCTCCCAGAGCCCCTCGCTACTTCCCAGAGCCCCTCGCTACTTCCCAGAGCCCCTCGCTACTTCCCAGAGCCCCTCGCTACTTCCCAGAGCCCCTCGCTACCTCCAAAAGCCCCCTCGCTACTTCCCAGAGCCCCTCGCTACTTCCCAGAGCCCTTCGCTACCTCCCAGAGCCTCTCGCTACTTCCCAGAGCCCCTCGCTACTTTCCAGAGCCCCTCGCTACTTCCCAAAGCCCTCGCTGCTTTCCAGAGCCCCTCGCTACTTCCCAAAGCCCCTCGCTACTTCCCAGAGCCCCTCGCTACTTCCCAGAGCCCTTCGCTACCTCCCAGAGCCTCTCGCTACTTCCCAGAGTCCCTCGCTGCTTTCCAGAGCCCCGTCGCTACCTCCCAGACCTCACTCACTACCCCCATGACCTCCCGCGCTACCTCTCAGATCTCCAACGAGACCTCGAAGACACTCTATCTTCATGGCAAGATACTCTGA
- the LOC138372542 gene encoding uncharacterized protein encodes MNTNNRHPPTPTSRVWQSQHQPPQHQPPQHQPPQHQPPHHQPQQHQPPQHQPPHHQPQHHQPPQHQPPQHQPPQHQPPQHQPPQHQPPQHQPPQHQPQQHQPPQHQPPQHQPPQHQPQQHQPQQHQPPQHQPPQHQPQQHQPQQHQPPQHQPPQHQPPQHQPPQHQPPHHQPQHHQPQQHQPPQHQPPQHQPPQHQPPQHQPPQHQPPQHQPQQHQPPHHQPQQHQPPQHQPQQHQPPHHQPQHHQPQQHQPPQHQPPQHQPPQHQPPQHQPPQHQPPQHQPQQHQPPQHQPPQHQPQQHQPQQHQPPHHQPPQHQPQQHQSQQHQPPQHQPPQHQPPQHQPQQHQPPHHQPPQHQPPQHQPPPHQPPPHQHQPPQHQPPHHQPQHHQPPQHQPQQHQPQQHQPPQHQPPQHQPPQHQPPQHQPPQHQPQQHQPPQHQSQQHHPPQHQPPQHQPQQHQPQHHPPQHQPQQHHPPQHQPQQH; translated from the exons ATGAACACCAACAACAGACATCCACCCACACCCACGTCCAGAGTATGGCAGTCGCAG CACCAGCCACCGCAGCACCAGCCACCGCAGCACCAGCCACCGCAGCACCAGCCaccgcaccaccagccacagcagcaccagccaccgcAGCACCAGCCaccgcaccaccagccacagcaccaccagccaccgcagCACCAGCCACCGCAGCACCAGCCACCGCAGCACCAGCCACCGCAGCACCAGCCACCGCAGCACCAGCCACCGCAGCACCAGCCACCGCAGCAccagccacagcagcaccagccaccgcAGCACCAGCCACCGCAGCACCAGCCACCGCAGCAccagccacagcagcaccagccacagcagcaccagccaccgcAGCACCAGCCACCGCAGCAccagccacagcagcaccagccacagcagcaccagccaccgcAGCACCAGCCACCGCAGCACCAGCCACCGCAGCACCAGCCACCGCAGCACCAGCCaccgcaccaccagccacagcaccaccagccacagcagcaccagccaccgcAGCACCAGCCACCGCAGCACCAGCCACCGCAGCACCAGCCACCGCAGCACCAGCCACCGCAGCACCAGCCACCGCAGCAccagccacagcagcaccagccaccgcaccaccagccacagcagcaccagccaccgcagcaccagccacagcagcaccagccaccgcaccaccagccacagcaccaccagccacagcagcaccagccaccgcAGCACCAGCCACCGCAGCACCAGCCACCGCAGCACCAGCCACCGCAGCACCAGCCACCGCAGCACCAGCCACCGCAGCAccagccacagcagcaccagccaccgcAGCACCAGCCACCGCAGCAccagccacagcagcaccagccacagcagcaccagccaccgcaccaccagccaccgcagcaccagccacaacagcaccagtcacagcagcaccagccaccgcAGCACCAGCCACCGCAGCACCAGCCACCGCAGCAccagccacagcagcaccagccaccgcaccaccagccaccgcagCACCAGCCACCGCAGCACCAGCCACCGCCCCACCAGCCACCGCCCCACCAGCACCAGCCACCGCAGCACCAGCCaccgcaccaccagccacagcaccaccagccaccgcagcaccagccacagcagcaccagccacagcagcaccagccaccgcAGCACCAGCCACCGCAGCACCAGCCACCGCAGCACCAGCCACCGCAGCACCAGCCACCGCAGCAccagccacagcagcaccagccaccgcAGCACCAGTCACAACAGCACCACCCACCGCAGCACCAGCCACCGCAGCAccagccacagcagcaccagccacagcaccacccaccgcagcaccagccacaacagcaccacccacCGCAGCACCAGCCACAGCAGCACTAG